A genomic stretch from Nocardia wallacei includes:
- a CDS encoding metal-dependent transcriptional regulator yields MKDLVDTTEMYLRTIYDLEEEGVTPLRARIAERLEQSGPTVSQTVARMERDGLLTVAGDRHLELTDKGRAMAIAVMRKHRLAERLLVDVIGLDWQNVHAEACRWEHVMSEDVERRLVEVLNNPTTSPYGNPIPGLDELGVVPNSSDEEKLIRLSDLPAGQVSAVVVRRLSEHIQTDPDVIGQLREAGVVPDARVTVETKPGVVTISVPGHEGYELSDEMAHAVQVKLV; encoded by the coding sequence GTGAAGGATCTGGTCGACACCACGGAGATGTATCTCCGTACCATCTACGACCTCGAGGAGGAAGGCGTCACACCGCTGCGCGCGCGGATCGCCGAACGCCTCGAGCAGAGCGGCCCGACGGTGAGTCAGACGGTCGCTCGGATGGAGCGCGACGGTTTGCTGACCGTGGCGGGTGACCGGCACCTCGAGCTCACCGACAAGGGCCGGGCCATGGCCATCGCGGTCATGCGCAAACACCGGCTCGCCGAGCGGCTCCTCGTCGACGTGATCGGCCTGGACTGGCAGAACGTCCACGCCGAGGCCTGTCGCTGGGAGCACGTGATGAGCGAGGACGTCGAGCGCCGCCTCGTCGAGGTGCTCAACAACCCCACCACCTCCCCGTACGGCAACCCGATCCCGGGCCTGGACGAGCTCGGCGTCGTCCCGAACTCCTCCGACGAGGAGAAGCTGATCCGGTTGTCGGATCTGCCCGCCGGCCAGGTGTCGGCCGTGGTGGTGCGGCGGCTGTCCGAGCACATCCAGACCGACCCCGATGTCATCGGCCAGCTGCGCGAGGCGGGCGTGGTGCCCGACGCCCGCGTGACCGTGGAGACCAAGCCGGGTGTGGTGACCATCTCGGTGCCCGGCCACGAAGGGTACGAACTGTCCGACGAGATGGCGCATGCCGTCCAGGTGAAGCTGGTCTGA
- a CDS encoding acetoin utilization protein AcuC — MASDATVVWTDRFLDYSWTPTHPMKPARLRFTMALARGLGLLEGIETLSPEPAAEADLLRVHAPAYLDAVRRARPAPPGSGPPVAPPFGLGSDDNPVFPRMHEAASVIVGGTLAAAGEIAAGRTRRAVSIGGGMHHAMPAAAAGFCIYNDVAVAISWLLDHGFDRIAYVDVDVHHGDGVQRAFYDDPRVLTVSIHQHPATLWPNTGWPEESGGGAAEGTAINLAMLPGTRDAQWLRGFHAVVPGALAAFRPQLLISQCGVDTHREDPLADLDLTVDGQRAAFVAMRELADRYAEGRWLAVGGGGYGLIRVVPRAWTHLLATALDRDLHPGTEIPAEWLEQVRAYAPAVRPPHTMSDGGDTDFARWDGPGGAPETGDARADRAQRAVDTAVLATRRATFGLLGLDPEDPRD; from the coding sequence ATGGCAAGCGACGCCACCGTGGTGTGGACCGACCGGTTCCTGGACTACAGCTGGACACCGACGCACCCGATGAAGCCCGCTCGCCTGCGCTTCACCATGGCCCTGGCCCGCGGTCTCGGGCTGCTCGAGGGCATCGAGACGCTGTCGCCCGAGCCGGCGGCCGAGGCCGACCTGCTGCGCGTCCACGCACCCGCCTACCTCGACGCCGTCCGCCGGGCCCGCCCCGCCCCGCCGGGCAGCGGGCCACCGGTCGCGCCGCCGTTCGGGCTCGGGTCCGACGACAATCCGGTGTTCCCGCGCATGCACGAGGCGGCCTCGGTGATCGTCGGCGGCACCCTGGCCGCCGCGGGCGAGATCGCCGCCGGTCGCACCCGGCGGGCGGTGAGCATCGGCGGCGGCATGCATCACGCGATGCCGGCCGCGGCCGCCGGGTTCTGCATCTACAACGATGTGGCCGTGGCCATCTCGTGGCTGCTGGATCACGGTTTCGACCGCATCGCCTACGTCGACGTCGACGTTCACCACGGCGACGGCGTGCAGCGCGCGTTCTACGACGACCCGCGCGTGCTGACGGTCTCGATCCATCAGCATCCGGCCACGCTGTGGCCCAACACCGGCTGGCCGGAGGAGTCCGGTGGCGGCGCGGCCGAGGGCACGGCGATCAATCTGGCGATGCTGCCCGGCACCCGGGATGCCCAGTGGCTGCGCGGTTTCCACGCCGTCGTGCCGGGCGCGCTGGCGGCGTTCCGGCCACAGCTCCTGATCAGCCAGTGCGGTGTCGACACGCACCGCGAGGACCCGCTGGCCGACCTGGACCTGACCGTGGACGGCCAGCGCGCGGCGTTCGTGGCCATGCGCGAACTGGCCGACCGCTACGCCGAAGGACGCTGGCTCGCAGTCGGCGGGGGCGGCTACGGCCTGATCCGCGTGGTGCCGCGCGCCTGGACGCATCTGCTCGCCACCGCCCTCGATCGAGACCTGCACCCGGGCACCGAGATTCCGGCCGAGTGGCTGGAACAGGTGCGCGCCTACGCGCCGGCCGTGCGGCCCCCGCACACCATGAGCGACGGTGGCGACACCGACTTCGCCCGCTGGGACGGCCCGGGCGGCGCCCCCGAGACCGGTGACGCCCGGGCGGACCGCGCCCAGCGCGCCGTGGACACGGCCGTGCTGGCCACCCGCCGAGCGACGTTCGGACTGCTGGGCCTGGACCCGGAGGACCCTCGTGACTGA